A genome region from Anastrepha ludens isolate Willacy chromosome 3, idAnaLude1.1, whole genome shotgun sequence includes the following:
- the LOC128857144 gene encoding uncharacterized protein DDB_G0274935-like, producing the protein MDDGSASGVSARGLTLTTATPTATTKDTHDHVDSTSGGANSANTNSGNNNNNALYQSNLSDCQNVSSSGGGTTRGGSSELNATSVVTPAITHIKQSPSPMSSGAAEATAVGLQQQQQQQRHQQQHHHRQSDEVLFDATTASAIVTHPHSTIAALDMQHQQQQAHAQQHHQLQQQQQQQHLQRLGSLSSISNTPATGAATAVDTVSGSRGSGGAGVGHSVGGERPPPPPYSSSAAVMANKAFHAGSCAAHSMEAISGDEPPVATQTSRLTAYEQFLKLSAQEYATTTSDNVSVLNLSSIGKAVDSDLMLRHVNVAAAMAAAAVGSGGAAEGSGVGVADGCEHN; encoded by the coding sequence ATGGACGATGGCTCAGCAAGCGGTGTGAGCGCACGTGGCTTAACGCTCACAACTgcaacaccaacagcaacaacaaaagacaCGCATGACCATGTCGATAGCACCAGTGGTGGTGCCAATTCAGCCAACACCAAcagcggcaacaacaacaacaatgcactGTATCAAAGTAATCTGAGTGATTGCCAGAATGTGAGCAGCAGTGGTGGCGGCACGACACGCGGCGGTAGCAGCGAGTTGAATGCCACATCTGTAGTCACGCCCGCCATAACGCACATCAAACAATCGCCAAGTCCAATGAGTAGCGGCGCTGCTGAGGCGACCGCGGTTggtttacaacaacaacaacagcagcaacgtcATCAGCAACAACATCATCACCGACAATCAGACGAAGTGCTGTTCGACGCCACGACCGCGTCAGCAATTGTGACACATCCCCACTCGACGATAGCGGCGCTAGATATgcaacaccagcagcagcaaGCGCATGCTCAGCAGCATCATCaactgcaacagcaacaacaacaacaacacttgcaAAGACTTGGCAGTTTAAGTAGCATCAGCAACACACCTGCAACTGGCGCAGCAACAGCAGTCGACACTGTTTCAGGTAGCCGTGGTAGTGGTGGTGCCGGCGTCGGCCATTCGGTCGGTGGCGAACGTCCGCCACCACCGCCGTACAGCAGCAGCGCTGCTGTCATGGCTAACAAAGCTTTCCATGCGGGCTCCTGTGCTGCGCACAGTATGGAAGCGATTAGCGGCGATGAACCGCCAGTAGCGACGCAAACCTCACGTCTAACGGCTTATGAGCAATTTCTGAAATTGTCTGCGCAAGAATATGCGACGACGACGTCCGATAATGTTTCAGTGCTCAATTTGAGCAGCATTGGCAAGGCGGTCGATAGCGATCTGATGTTGCGACACGTCAATGTGGCAGCGGCCATGGCTGCAGCAGCAGTGGGGAGTGGCGGCGCGGCAGAAGGAAGCGGTGTTGGTGTCGCTGATGGTTGTGAGCAtaattaa